A genomic window from Silene latifolia isolate original U9 population chromosome Y, ASM4854445v1, whole genome shotgun sequence includes:
- the LOC141630205 gene encoding protein FAR-RED IMPAIRED RESPONSE 1-like yields the protein MKKLPDKIGSTLYRETNFMKDLCACVWAEDIEPAEFEERWCSVISSYGLTEHEWLSSMFDMRASWIRRVERCCFTCGVKVLGGNTSDNIPIHDRERNKVYYVGFIPDGVKLSCSCKKFERHGLLCRHALYVLKEQGFEKIPNHFLLSRWSKLALYQPLCGNLPETLNEDCSALEVQKIKLGEPMVRIILCVTIANEEAECIDELMDLLKSFKDKMILEISPSECSSGVTGEKTRNKNKELEMLLGTKIPTEVTVLNPIQSKTKGSGKRLVSQKDKAVQEHKKAPRKCNACGELGFHDSRNCPGKA from the exons ATGAAGAAACTACCTGATAAGATCGGCTCTACACTTTATAGGGAAACGAATTTTATGAAAGATCTATGTGCGTGTGTATGGGCAGAAGACATTGAGCCGGCTGAATTTGAGGAACGGTGGTGTTCAGTTATATCTTCCTACGGGCTAACCGAACATGAATGGCTGTCTTCGATGTTTGACATGAGAGCTTCCTGGATCC GTCGAGTGGAACGCTGCTGTTTTACTTGTGGTGTTAAGGTTTTAGGGGGTAATACGTCCGACAACATTCCCATCCATGATCGTGAGAGAAATAAGGTATATTATGTTGGGTTTATTCCTGATGGAGTGAAATTAAGCTGCTCATGCAAGAAATTTGAGAGGCATGGTCTCCTGTGCCGACATGCTCTCTATGTGTTGAAGGAACAAGGATTTGAAAAAATTCCCAACCATTTTTTGCTAAGTAGATGGAGCAAATTGGCTCTATATCAGCCACTTTGTGGTAATTTGCCCGAGACTTTGAATGAAGATTGCAGTGCTTTAGAGGTTCAGAAAATCAAGCTTGGCGAGCCTATGGTCCGAATTATTCTCTGTGTGACAATAGCGAACGAAGAAGCGGAGTGTATCGATGAGTTAATGGACCTACTTAAGAGTTTCAAGGACAAGATGATCTTAGAAATTAGCCCGTCTGAATGTAGTAGTGGTGTCACGGGTGAAAAGAccagaaacaaaaataaagagctTGAGATGTTGTTAGGTACAAAGATACCGACTGAAGTTACGGTTTTAAATCCTATTCAATCAAAGACTAAGGGGTCTGGAAAACGATTGGTATCCCAAAAGGATAAAGCTGTGCAAGAACATAAGAAAGCGCCGAGAAAATGTAATGCTTGTGGTGAATTGGGATTCCATGATAGTCGGAATTGCCCCGGGAAAGCATGA
- the LOC141630206 gene encoding protein FAR1-RELATED SEQUENCE 5-like produces MVAVRLSAFSGSDLWVLMEIEECDVLVDPTNSIVPADNNELGIIIDVFPVSDCVPDSDFRIVLTVNPSQLQRKDTVCAPHLKPTVGTILKTDEGMQFYKTYAANAGFKMRKSTQRMVGGVVMTKYCVCSKAGESKPKGKVKKRQRTRILCNAKIFFKRNDKGKYVIVDFHEGHTHLLTTPNTIVHLPESRELTLVHKAMIVENSKVNKGPVQSFRMFKEYVKGYRNVGASLEDFKNFWRDVKQFIKGYDAQMMIENFMHKKAMCPSFYFDFDVDDKGRLSRVIWADPISIKNYNLFGDMTSFDTTFNMNTYKMIFAPFTGVDNHKKCVTFAGGLLRNESDDGFAWLFDSFLTAMGGKYPRCIILRPRCRHKGRG; encoded by the exons ATGGTCGCAGTGAGGTTATCGGCGTTTTCTGGATCTGATTTGTG ggttttgatggaAATCGAAGAATGCGATGTCTTGGTTGATCCTACTAATTCAATTGTTCCAGCTGATAACAATGAACTCGG AATTATAATTGATGTGTTTCCGGTGTCAGATTGTGTACCTGATAGTGACTTCAGGATAGT ACTCACCGTAAATCCCTCACAACTCCAAAGAAAGGATACTGTTTGTGCACCACATTTGAAGCCTACCGTGGGAACGATTTTGAAAACGGATGAGGGAATGCAATTCTACAAAACTTATGCTGCCAATGCTGGGTTTAAAATGAGAAAGTCGACCCAAAGAATGGTAGGTGGGGTGGTGATGACGAAATACTGTGTATGTAGCAAGGCAGGTGAGAGTAAACCTAAGGGAAAGGTGAAAAAAAGGCAGAGAACTAGAATTTTGTGCAATGCAAAGATTTTTTTCAAGAGGAATGACAAAGGGAAATATGTTATTGTCGACTTTCACGAAGGTCACACACACCTTCTGACTACCCCAAACACAATAGTACATTTGCCGGAGTCAAGGGAACTAACGCTAGTACACAAGGCTATGATTGTAGAGAATTCCAAGGTTAATAAAGGTCCCGTACAAAGTTTCAGAATGTTTAAGGAATATGTAAAGGGATACAGAAATGTGGGAGCATCACTAGAAGATTTCAAGAATTTTTGGAGGGATGTGAAACAGTTTATAAAGGGTTACGATGCTCAAATGATGATCGAAAATTTCATGCATAAGAAAGCCATGTGTCCCTCTTTCtactttgattttgacgttgacgATAAAGGACGACTTTCTAGAGTTATTTGGGCTGACCCTATATCAATCAAAAATTACAATCTGTTCGGTGACATGACATCGTTCGACACAACCTTCAACATGAACACATATAAGATGATTTTTGCTCCTTTTACGGGGGTTGACAATCATAAAAAATGTGTGACGTTTGCAGGGGGGCTTCTAAGAAATGAGTCTGATGACGGTTTTGCATGGCTTTTTGATTCTTTCCTGACCGCAATGGGTGGGAAGTACCCTAGGTGCATCATTCTTCGACCAAGATGCCGGCATAAAGGCAGGGGTTAA